The Alkalihalobacillus sp. LMS6 genomic interval CAATTGCCAAGGATGTGTCAAACATCGCCTTCAAGTGCCCTCTCCGAAACACGTACTGACGCTTTCCCGTTAACTCCCCTTTAATTGTTCCAGCAGGCGCTTCATAGGAAACCGAACCGATTTCAGCATCATAATAAACACTCGATATAGGCGCACGCCAATCATAGATAAGAAAGTCTTCTTCAGACTCATCCATTAAAGAGGCTAACCCAATATAAATGGGCTCAGCTTGTGACTGTCCCTGCTCTTTTAAATCAATGCGCCCAAAATAAGGTGCGTGCGCTAGTCGACGTAACGTGCGCATTTGTTTTTTCAGTACTTCTTCGCTACGTTCCCGTTCATGTAAAAGCTCAGCTTGCTGACGAATACTCGAAATTGTCTCTTCCGCATCTTCCGCATTGGAAAAATTCATTGTTACGTTATCCCAAAACGTTTCTTTTATTTCTTTTTCGTCTTCCGTCACGCCTTCAAGCTGTTGTTTAATTAATGTTTGTTTTGTACGAATAAATGCATGAATAAAAGCAGCTCGTTCAAATTCAAATTGCAAAGAAACACGTCCTTTCGCGAACTCCTTTTTCAACAGTATCGACTATCGTAGCATAATCGAAATTGCCAGTTCAAGCTTTTACCGTCGAAAATTCCATTCATCATTTTCATAACGTTCCTTAGCAAGTTGCAGGACTTCTCTTTCTTCTTCATCCGTTAATGTATATGGCTGAAGCGTGATATGTAGCCCTTTTTCAAATCCTCGTTTAAAGGCGACAATGCTTTCTTCCATTGAAACCGGCGTGGACCTTAACTCGTTAATTGCAACGGCTTTTTTCAGAAATTGTTGCTGCATGCGCTCACGGATGCGATCGGATCGATAATGGAACAAGTCAAACAGCTTGTCTACATCAAAATCGAACACAATGGAACCATGTTGTAAAATAACCCCTTTTTGCCTCGTCTGCGCACTGCCGGCAATCTTTCTACCTTCCACAACGAGCTCATACCACGATGGGGCATCAAAACAAACAGACGAGCGGGGATTTTTGAGCGCTTCCTTTTCTTTTGCGCTTTCAGGTACAGAAAAATACGCCTCTAATCCTAGCTGTTTAAACCCTTCTAGTAAACCCGTTGAAATCACGCGGTACG includes:
- a CDS encoding biotin/lipoate A/B protein ligase family protein; translated protein: MMNETWRFINSGNKSPAYNMALDEALLTWHSRGDIPPTIRFYGWNPATLSIGYFQQFEKEINMNMVKEKGLGFVRRPTGGRGVLHEHELTYSVIVSEEHPFMPASVTEAYRVISTGLLEGFKQLGLEAYFSVPESAKEKEALKNPRSSVCFDAPSWYELVVEGRKIAGSAQTRQKGVILQHGSIVFDFDVDKLFDLFHYRSDRIRERMQQQFLKKAVAINELRSTPVSMEESIVAFKRGFEKGLHITLQPYTLTDEEEREVLQLAKERYENDEWNFRR